A region of Thiofilum sp. DNA encodes the following proteins:
- the purE gene encoding 5-(carboxyamino)imidazole ribonucleotide mutase codes for MQPLVGVVMGSNSDWNIMSKAVEQLEAFGVPHEYRVVSAHRTPDLLFEYASSAAERGLQCIIAGAGGAAHLPGMLASKTTVPVLGVPVPTKHLQGVDSLYSIVQMPKGIPVATFAIGEAGAANAGLFAVALLANHDAELAQKLQAFREAQRQVALNMTLPPSA; via the coding sequence ATGCAACCGTTAGTTGGAGTCGTTATGGGGAGCAACAGCGACTGGAACATTATGTCCAAAGCTGTGGAGCAACTAGAGGCCTTTGGTGTACCTCATGAATATCGTGTCGTGTCTGCCCATCGTACCCCCGATTTGCTGTTTGAATACGCCAGCTCCGCCGCCGAGCGTGGTTTGCAATGTATTATTGCTGGCGCGGGGGGCGCGGCTCATTTGCCGGGCATGTTGGCTTCCAAAACGACGGTTCCAGTATTAGGAGTACCAGTCCCTACTAAACATCTGCAAGGGGTGGATTCGCTCTACTCGATTGTACAAATGCCTAAGGGTATTCCTGTTGCGACCTTTGCTATTGGTGAAGCGGGCGCAGCGAATGCTGGACTATTTGCCGTGGCATTATTAGCTAATCACGATGCAGAATTAGCGCAAAAGCTCCAAGCCTTTCGTGAGG